In Mercenaria mercenaria strain notata chromosome 15, MADL_Memer_1, whole genome shotgun sequence, a single genomic region encodes these proteins:
- the LOC123555164 gene encoding cytochrome P450 2D14-like, protein MLYYLVLAVILLFGAFYMFHRRISFKGNIIPGPRGLPLIGCALEINEENLCSKLTGYAETFGDIFRFRIFSDNLIVLNSPAIIQTAFLDEKFKRHFNDRPRMFYGEYFRCHHQTVGSVPEGFGMFHKTSRRHLEKAVYAYGSGLMDLEKNVMFEMDLLVKRIEEMPGMTFQCMDVFSRSLSNVISLLFSGELIHDDDPDRDIFLQHTEGAIFFLNSAVNSVMTSLPFLRFLPGKFREMYIKTETVNGRIKQKYFHDIKNTYVPGKHRGIVDFYIEEQRKERESGNDVFFTDERIMVQIEEIVDAGITTSSIFLSNSILVLMNYPEVQNKIQAEIDTVIGKDRPPTYTDRNNCRYLQAFEMEIHRYLTIAPFLLPHLCQDHIEFMGYDIEPNSLILANVWYVHHDKEVWGDPWTFRPERFLNDNGELLPREHKLRKSLLPFGCGQRQCTGEMFAQTRIFLYLATLLQRWSFEFQNGNERSCDPRTPGCFDMVGLIKPMPFACKAKERYKQ, encoded by the exons ATGCTCTACTACTTAGTTTTAGCTGTAATATTGTTGTTTGGAGCATTTTACATGTTTCACCGAAGAATCAGCTTCAAAGGGAACATCATCCCGGGTCCGAGAGGACTTCCACTTATCGGTTGTGCACTAGAAATAAACGAGGAAAATTTATGCTCGAAACTAACAGGGTATGCGGAGACATTCGGGGACATTTTTCGGTTTAGAATATTTTCAGATAACCTTATTGTGTTGAACAGTCCTGCAATCATACAAACAGCATTTTTGGACGAAAAATTCAAGCGACACTTTAACGATCGGCCTAGAATGTTTTACGGTGAATATTTTCGTTGTCATCACCAAACAGTAGGATCTGTACCAGAGGGATTTGGAATGTTTCACAAAACATCAAGAAGGCATTTGGAAAAGGCGGTATATGCATATGGCAGTGGACTGATGGACCTGGagaaaaatgttatgtttgaaatGGATCTCCTAGTTAAGAGGATAGAAGAAATGCCAGGCATGACGTTTCAATGTATGGATGTTTTCAGTCGGTCACTATCAAACGTTATTTCTCTGTTA TTTAGTGGGGAACTTATACACGATGATGATCCAGACAGAGACATTTTCTTGCAGCATACAGAAGGGGCTATATTCTTCCTAAACTCGGCAGTAAACTCCGTTATGACATCACTTCCATTTCTACGATTTCTTCCAGGGAAATTTAGAGAAATGTacataaaaactgaaactgtgaatggcagaattaaacaaaaatacttcCATGATATAAAG AACACCTATGTTCCTGGAAAACACCGAGGAATCGTTGATTTCTATATTGAAGAACAGAGAAAAGAGCGAGAGAGCGGAAATGATGTTTTTTTCACTGATGAAAGAATCATGGTGCAGATTGAAGAAATTGTAGATGCAG GAATCACCACTTCAAGCATATTTCTTTCTAACTCGATACTTGTGTTAATGAACTATCCGGAGGTTCAAAACAAGATACAAGCAGAAATTGACACGGTTATTGGAAAGGATCGGCCTCCTACTTACACGGATAGGAACAATTGTCGTTATCTTCAGGCGTTTGAGATGGAGATACACAGATATCTTACCATTGCCCCATTCTTACTTCCTCATCTCTGTCAAGACCATATAGAGTTTATGGGATATGACATTGAACCAAACAGCCTG ATCCTGGCAAATGTATGGTATGTTCATCATGACAAAGAGGTTTGGGGAGACCCTTGGACTTTCAGACCAGAGAGGTTCCTGAATGATAACGGAGAGCTCTTACCGAGAGAACATAAACTGCGCAAAAg TCTTTTGCCATTTGGTTGCGGACAACGTCAGTGCACCGGTGAAATGTTTGCCCAAACGCGCATCTTTCTGTACTTGGCAACCTTGTTGCAGCGCTGGTCCTTTGAATTCCAAAATGGCAATGAGAGGAGTTGTGATCCAAGAACACCTGGCTGTTTCGATATGGTTGGCTTAATCAAGCCAATGCCATTTGCCTGTAAGGCTAAAGAGCGCTACAAACAGTAA